A single window of Rhizobium indicum DNA harbors:
- a CDS encoding ABC transporter ATP-binding protein translates to MSISIDEVSFAAGNIVIVNGVSLTVEKGKVLGLLGPNGSGKSSLLRLICRLRRVRSGIIRLGDDDISSLPRAALARRVAFVEQQSTTDTQLTVRDVVRLGRTPHRGLLSSWGAGDDAAVDEALSRVGMQERAGQLWQTLSGGERQRVHIARSLAQAPSELLLDEPTNHLDIQHQLDILSLISKLGITCIVALHDLNLAAMFCDRLAVLQKGEIVASGAPEEVLTEDMIGRVFGVRAHVQKSAVHGRHHIQYVMD, encoded by the coding sequence GTCATCGTCAACGGCGTCAGCCTGACGGTGGAAAAGGGCAAGGTGCTCGGTCTGCTCGGGCCGAACGGTTCCGGCAAGTCGAGCCTTCTCAGATTGATCTGCCGGCTGCGCAGGGTTCGCAGCGGCATCATCCGGCTGGGTGACGACGACATTTCCTCGCTGCCGCGCGCAGCCCTTGCGCGTCGCGTCGCCTTTGTCGAGCAGCAGTCGACGACCGATACGCAATTGACTGTGCGCGACGTGGTGCGGCTCGGCCGCACGCCGCATCGCGGGCTGTTGTCGTCCTGGGGTGCCGGAGACGACGCCGCCGTCGACGAGGCCCTGTCGCGGGTGGGTATGCAGGAGAGGGCGGGCCAGCTCTGGCAGACGCTGTCGGGCGGCGAGCGCCAGCGCGTCCATATTGCCAGATCGCTGGCGCAGGCGCCGAGCGAACTGCTGCTCGACGAGCCGACCAACCATCTCGATATCCAGCATCAGCTCGACATTCTCTCGCTGATCTCGAAGCTCGGCATCACCTGCATCGTCGCGCTGCACGATCTCAATCTGGCGGCGATGTTCTGCGACAGGCTGGCGGTGCTTCAGAAAGGCGAGATCGTCGCCTCCGGCGCGCCGGAGGAGGTGCTGACCGAGGATATGATCGGCCGGGTCTTCGGCGTTCGCGCCCATGTCCAGAAATCGGCCGTGCATGGCCGGCATCATATCCAATACGTCATGGATTGA
- a CDS encoding HIT family protein: protein MEIPQRFHVVETAGWLVNHRMNSALPGYLMISSKTDANDLSDLPEDALAEFGPLLARAQSTLKRQLNAQRVYIGRYGHTPGYPIHFHVIPIYEWVEALFWKDARYRLLENFAEGPGETATDGAELTLFVWREFCERAEPPPIRGPSVSEAIKLLREAMRFPPL from the coding sequence GTGGAGATCCCTCAGCGCTTTCACGTTGTCGAGACGGCCGGATGGCTTGTGAACCACCGCATGAACTCCGCCCTTCCCGGTTACCTCATGATCAGTTCCAAGACCGACGCCAACGATCTGTCGGATCTGCCTGAAGACGCTTTGGCCGAATTCGGCCCATTGCTCGCAAGGGCTCAGAGTACGCTGAAACGGCAATTGAATGCTCAGCGCGTCTATATCGGCCGGTATGGACACACGCCCGGTTATCCGATCCACTTCCATGTGATCCCGATATATGAATGGGTGGAGGCGTTGTTCTGGAAGGACGCTCGATATCGCCTGCTTGAGAATTTTGCAGAGGGACCGGGGGAAACTGCAACGGATGGCGCAGAACTGACGCTGTTTGTCTGGCGAGAGTTCTGTGAACGCGCAGAGCCGCCGCCGATCAGAGGGCCTTCTGTCTCAGAGGCTATTAAGTTGCTGCGGGAGGCAATGCGGTTTCCGCCGCTTTAG
- a CDS encoding MYG1 family protein, with the protein MIPDFLVTHSGGFHADELLSSVILTRLFPQARIVRSRAAEWITPGEDRIIYDVGGAYDPAAGIFDHHQRGAPLRDDGQPYSSFGLIWKHYGRDYLAAFGLPEAHVEAMHGSFDASFVLPVDLTDNGALSPSGPLAALTLPALLETLKPVFDEADPEADDRAFHTALAIARSFVEARIAQSAAKLRAEAIVHRAIEAAGQGRVLELPRGMPFRPAIVKAGADHLLFVVHPREKDWCVTGIRRAEDGFELRADLPAAWAGLTNGALEAVCGIEGASFCHNGRFIAAARTREAALAMAELAVKEALSIGT; encoded by the coding sequence ATGATCCCCGATTTCCTCGTCACCCATTCCGGTGGCTTTCATGCCGACGAATTGCTGTCGAGCGTCATCCTGACCCGGCTTTTCCCGCAGGCTCGTATCGTTCGCAGCCGCGCGGCGGAGTGGATCACGCCGGGCGAAGACCGGATCATCTACGATGTCGGCGGAGCCTATGATCCCGCTGCCGGGATATTCGATCACCACCAGCGCGGCGCGCCGTTGCGCGACGATGGCCAGCCCTACAGCTCGTTCGGCCTGATCTGGAAGCATTACGGCCGTGATTATCTCGCAGCCTTCGGCCTTCCCGAAGCGCATGTCGAGGCGATGCATGGCTCTTTCGACGCCAGCTTCGTGCTGCCGGTCGATCTGACCGACAATGGCGCGCTCAGCCCATCCGGGCCGCTGGCCGCGCTGACGCTGCCGGCGCTGCTGGAAACCCTGAAACCGGTTTTCGACGAAGCAGACCCTGAGGCCGACGATCGCGCCTTCCACACGGCCCTTGCCATTGCCCGCAGTTTCGTCGAGGCCAGGATCGCTCAGAGTGCCGCAAAATTGCGGGCCGAGGCGATCGTGCATCGGGCAATCGAGGCTGCGGGGCAGGGGCGTGTTCTGGAATTGCCGAGGGGCATGCCCTTCCGTCCCGCTATCGTCAAGGCGGGCGCCGATCACCTGCTGTTCGTCGTCCACCCGCGCGAAAAGGATTGGTGCGTGACCGGCATCCGCCGCGCCGAGGACGGGTTCGAGCTCAGGGCCGACCTGCCGGCGGCCTGGGCCGGGCTCACCAATGGCGCATTGGAGGCGGTTTGCGGCATAGAGGGCGCAAGCTTCTGCCATAACGGCCGCTTCATCGCTGCCGCCAGGACCCGCGAAGCCGCTCTCGCCATGGCCGAGCTGGCGGTAAAGGAGGCGCTTTCGATCGGCACGTAG
- a CDS encoding c-type cytochrome: MDYRVVLLIATSVIALSPADAGAQEGDATAGAAVFKKCVTCHVADSDTNKVGPSLNGLFGRKAGTHPNYAYSAGMKAAGEGGLVWDETVLRDYLHNPKGKVKGTKMAFVGVKDDQEITNLIAYLKQYSK; the protein is encoded by the coding sequence ATGGATTACCGTGTTGTTCTGCTGATCGCCACATCCGTGATTGCTCTTTCCCCTGCTGACGCCGGGGCGCAGGAGGGCGATGCGACGGCGGGTGCTGCCGTTTTTAAGAAATGCGTGACCTGTCATGTCGCCGATTCCGATACGAACAAGGTCGGCCCGTCGTTGAACGGGCTGTTCGGCCGGAAGGCCGGAACGCATCCCAATTACGCCTATTCGGCCGGGATGAAGGCGGCCGGCGAGGGCGGTCTCGTCTGGGACGAGACGGTGCTGCGCGACTATCTGCACAATCCGAAGGGGAAGGTGAAGGGTACGAAGATGGCCTTCGTCGGGGTGAAGGACGACCAGGAAATCACCAATCTCATCGCCTATCTCAAACAATATTCCAAGTGA
- a CDS encoding cytochrome c oxidase subunit II has translation MAVVLILVLIVVGSVLFHVLSPWWWTPIASNWTYIDTTLVITFWITGIVFVAVVLFMAYCVFRFRHKPGNRAHYEPENRRLELLLGGGTAVGVAAMLAPGLIVWNQFITVPADAASVEVVSQQWLWSFRLPGADGKLGRAETGDVTPENPLGLDKNDASGLDDVIIEGGELHLPIGKPVHILLRSVDVLHDFYVPEFRAKMDMIPGMITYFWFTPTRTGTFDILCAELCGVGHGQMRGTVVVEEDADYQTWLGQQQTFTQLTASSGEMPPAN, from the coding sequence ATGGCTGTCGTGCTGATCCTCGTCCTGATTGTCGTCGGCTCCGTGCTGTTCCATGTGCTGAGCCCGTGGTGGTGGACGCCGATCGCGTCCAACTGGACCTATATCGACACCACCCTCGTCATCACCTTCTGGATCACAGGCATCGTCTTCGTGGCGGTGGTTTTGTTCATGGCCTATTGCGTCTTCCGCTTCCGGCACAAGCCGGGCAACCGTGCACATTACGAGCCCGAGAACCGCAGGCTGGAATTGCTGCTGGGAGGGGGAACGGCGGTCGGCGTTGCGGCGATGCTGGCGCCCGGCCTGATCGTGTGGAACCAGTTCATCACAGTGCCTGCCGATGCCGCATCCGTCGAGGTCGTCAGCCAGCAGTGGCTGTGGAGTTTCCGGTTGCCCGGAGCCGACGGAAAGCTCGGCCGCGCCGAAACCGGCGACGTCACCCCCGAAAACCCGCTCGGCCTTGATAAAAACGACGCAAGCGGCCTTGACGACGTGATCATCGAGGGCGGCGAATTGCATCTGCCGATCGGCAAGCCGGTGCACATATTGCTGCGCTCGGTCGACGTGCTCCATGATTTCTACGTGCCGGAATTCCGCGCCAAGATGGACATGATACCCGGCATGATCACCTATTTCTGGTTCACGCCGACGCGGACAGGGACCTTCGACATCCTCTGCGCCGAACTCTGTGGCGTCGGCCATGGGCAAATGCGCGGCACCGTCGTTGTCGAGGAGGATGCGGATTACCAGACCTGGCTCGGGCAGCAGCAGACATTCACCCAGCTTACGGCGTCATCGGGAGAGATGCCGCCGGCAAACTGA
- a CDS encoding cytochrome c oxidase subunit I → MVEIPSDSAGAVPSAEVEDVELYHPKSWWTKYVFSQDAKIIAVQYSLTAIAIGLVALVLSWLMRIQLAFPGYFTFIDADHYYQFITMHGMIMVIYLLTALFLGGFGNYLIPLMVGARDMVFPYANMLSYWIYLLAVLILAAGFFAPGGPTGAGWTLYPPQAVLSGTPGGKDWGILLMLSSLIVFIIGFTMGGLNYVVTVLQGRARGMTLMRMPLTVWGIFTATVMALLAFPALFVACVMMMFDRLLGTSFFMPAIVEMGTQLQHGGGSPILFQHLFWFFGHPEVYIVALPAFGIVSDLISTHARKNIFGYCMMVWAIVIIGALSFVVWAHHMYVSGMNPAFGFFFATTTLIIAVPTAIKVYNWVLTLWRGDIHLTLPMLFALAFIVTFVNGGLTGLFLGNVVVDVPLSDTMFVVAHFHMVMGVAPILVIFGAIYHWYPKVTGRMLNDVLGHIHFWITFLGTYAIFFPMHYLGLLGVPRRYFEMGETAFVPPSAHTLNIFITVMALIVGAGQMVFLFNLVWSLFRGRESGGNPWRATTLEWQTPQTPPAHGNWGKDLPVVYRWAYDYSVPGAAEDFIPQTVPSGGGVTREVHA, encoded by the coding sequence ATGGTCGAGATTCCATCCGACAGCGCAGGCGCCGTCCCCTCTGCTGAAGTCGAGGATGTCGAACTCTATCATCCGAAAAGCTGGTGGACAAAATATGTGTTCAGCCAGGATGCCAAGATCATTGCCGTCCAATATTCGCTCACGGCGATCGCAATCGGCCTGGTGGCGCTGGTACTCTCCTGGCTGATGCGGATTCAGCTCGCCTTTCCCGGCTATTTCACCTTCATCGATGCCGATCATTATTATCAGTTCATCACCATGCACGGCATGATCATGGTGATCTATCTGCTGACCGCACTGTTCCTCGGCGGCTTCGGCAATTACCTCATTCCGCTGATGGTCGGCGCGCGCGATATGGTGTTTCCCTACGCCAACATGCTGAGCTATTGGATTTACCTGCTCGCAGTGCTGATCCTCGCTGCGGGCTTTTTCGCCCCCGGAGGCCCGACGGGGGCCGGCTGGACCCTCTATCCGCCACAGGCCGTTCTCTCCGGCACGCCTGGCGGCAAGGACTGGGGCATCCTGCTGATGCTCTCCTCGCTGATCGTCTTCATCATCGGCTTCACCATGGGTGGGCTGAACTATGTGGTGACTGTGCTGCAGGGGCGGGCGCGCGGCATGACACTGATGCGCATGCCGCTCACCGTCTGGGGCATCTTCACCGCGACCGTGATGGCGCTGCTCGCCTTTCCCGCGCTCTTCGTCGCCTGCGTCATGATGATGTTCGATCGCCTGCTCGGCACGAGCTTCTTCATGCCTGCCATCGTCGAAATGGGCACGCAGCTACAGCATGGCGGCGGCAGCCCGATCCTCTTCCAGCACCTCTTCTGGTTCTTCGGGCATCCGGAGGTCTATATCGTCGCGCTGCCTGCCTTCGGCATCGTTTCGGACCTGATCAGCACGCATGCGCGCAAGAACATCTTCGGCTACTGCATGATGGTCTGGGCGATCGTCATCATCGGCGCGCTCAGCTTTGTCGTCTGGGCGCATCACATGTATGTCAGCGGCATGAACCCGGCCTTCGGGTTCTTCTTCGCCACGACGACGCTGATCATTGCCGTCCCAACGGCGATCAAGGTCTACAACTGGGTGCTGACGCTGTGGCGCGGCGACATCCACCTGACCCTGCCGATGCTCTTTGCGCTCGCCTTCATCGTCACCTTCGTCAATGGCGGGCTGACGGGCCTGTTCCTCGGCAACGTCGTCGTCGACGTGCCGCTGTCGGACACGATGTTCGTCGTCGCGCATTTCCACATGGTCATGGGTGTGGCGCCGATCCTCGTCATCTTCGGGGCGATCTATCACTGGTATCCGAAGGTGACGGGACGCATGCTGAACGACGTGCTCGGCCATATCCACTTCTGGATCACCTTCCTCGGCACCTATGCGATCTTCTTTCCGATGCACTATCTCGGCCTGCTCGGCGTGCCGCGTCGCTATTTCGAGATGGGGGAGACGGCCTTCGTTCCGCCTTCGGCCCATACGCTGAATATCTTCATCACCGTCATGGCGCTGATCGTCGGGGCCGGACAGATGGTCTTCCTGTTCAATCTGGTCTGGAGCCTTTTCCGGGGCAGGGAGTCCGGCGGCAATCCATGGCGGGCAACGACGCTCGAATGGCAGACGCCGCAGACGCCGCCAGCCCACGGCAACTGGGGAAAGGATCTGCCTGTCGTCTACCGCTGGGCCTATGACTACAGCGTGCCCGGGGCGGCCGAGGACTTCATTCCGCAGACAGTGCCATCAGGCGGCGGCGTCACACGGGAGGTCCACGCATGA
- a CDS encoding cytochrome c oxidase subunit 3, whose protein sequence is MNVMLIFLAAVAAIIFWWLSGQRLTSKPWLETGSVQLPGHDGAERQRLPAPAVKIGLFVFLGVVGAVFSLAVSAYFMRMASTDWWATPVPRLLWVNTAALALSSAALQWAKREAGHGRMEVLRPALAAGLALAIFFLVGQIQAWRELTAAGYVLADNPSNSFFYMLTGLHGLHILGGLAVLAHTTVRAFSTAVATDRLRLSVDLSAIYSHFMLAVWLLLFALFAGWANDFVDLCRTLLS, encoded by the coding sequence ATGAACGTCATGCTGATCTTCCTCGCCGCAGTCGCCGCCATTATCTTCTGGTGGCTTTCCGGGCAGCGGTTGACCTCGAAGCCCTGGCTCGAAACCGGGTCGGTGCAACTGCCGGGTCATGACGGTGCCGAGCGGCAAAGGCTGCCGGCGCCGGCGGTGAAAATCGGGCTCTTCGTGTTTCTCGGCGTCGTCGGCGCTGTCTTCAGCCTTGCTGTTAGCGCCTATTTCATGCGCATGGCGTCGACCGACTGGTGGGCGACGCCTGTTCCCCGGCTGCTCTGGGTGAACACTGCGGCACTGGCCTTAAGCAGCGCTGCCCTTCAATGGGCGAAAAGAGAAGCAGGTCATGGCCGCATGGAAGTGCTGCGACCGGCGCTTGCTGCAGGGCTTGCGCTTGCCATTTTCTTCCTCGTCGGACAAATCCAGGCATGGCGGGAGCTGACGGCGGCCGGGTACGTGCTGGCCGATAACCCTTCCAACAGCTTCTTCTACATGCTGACCGGGCTGCACGGCCTGCATATCCTCGGCGGGCTTGCCGTGCTCGCGCACACGACGGTCAGGGCCTTTTCAACGGCTGTGGCGACGGACAGGCTGCGCCTCAGCGTCGATCTTTCCGCCATCTACTCGCATTTCATGCTCGCCGTCTGGCTGTTGCTCTTCGCGCTCTTTGCCGGATGGGCGAATGATTTCGTCGATCTCTGCCGCACACTGCTCAGTTAG
- a CDS encoding heme-copper oxidase subunit III family protein, which translates to MAHPVQTHGEPGLGPVGLRGVAADFSSDQRAFKTASWGKAMMWIFLLSDTFVFGCFLIAYMTARMSTPVAWPNPSEVFALHIGGQNVPLILIAIMTFVLISSSGTMAMAVNFGYRRDRRMTAMLMLLTAVLGAGFVGMQAFEWTKLITEGVRPWENPWGAAQFGSTFFMITGFHGTHVTIGVIFLIIVARKVWRGDFDVERRGFFTSRKGRYEAVEIMGLYWHFVDLVWVFIFAFFYLW; encoded by the coding sequence ATGGCACATCCTGTCCAGACACACGGCGAGCCAGGCCTAGGCCCGGTCGGCCTGCGCGGTGTCGCCGCCGATTTCAGCTCGGATCAGCGCGCCTTCAAGACCGCCTCCTGGGGCAAGGCGATGATGTGGATCTTTCTCTTGAGCGACACCTTCGTCTTCGGCTGTTTCCTGATCGCCTATATGACGGCCCGGATGTCGACGCCGGTTGCATGGCCCAATCCGAGCGAGGTCTTCGCGCTGCATATCGGCGGCCAGAACGTTCCGCTGATCCTGATCGCGATCATGACTTTCGTGCTGATCTCAAGCAGCGGCACCATGGCGATGGCGGTCAATTTCGGCTATCGCCGCGACCGCCGCATGACTGCCATGCTGATGCTGCTCACGGCCGTTCTCGGCGCAGGCTTCGTTGGCATGCAGGCCTTCGAATGGACGAAGCTGATCACCGAAGGCGTGCGCCCCTGGGAGAACCCGTGGGGGGCGGCACAGTTCGGATCGACTTTCTTCATGATAACAGGTTTTCACGGAACCCACGTCACGATCGGCGTCATCTTCCTCATCATCGTCGCCCGCAAGGTCTGGCGTGGCGATTTCGACGTGGAACGGCGCGGCTTCTTCACCAGCCGGAAAGGCCGCTACGAGGCCGTCGAGATCATGGGCCTCTATTGGCACTTCGTCGACCTGGTCTGGGTCTTCATCTTCGCGTTTTTTTATCTGTGGTGA
- a CDS encoding cytochrome C oxidase subunit IV family protein gives MSETTAHAQSQTVHAQTHTGQQHPIRLYLFVWGLLFVLSAFSYMVDYLGVQGYLRWTLILVFMMLKAGLIVAVFMHMAWERLALVYAILLPPLLVLVFVALMVSEADYTIFTRLAFFGAGP, from the coding sequence ATGAGCGAGACAACGGCGCATGCGCAAAGCCAAACGGTGCATGCACAAACACACACCGGACAGCAGCACCCGATCCGGCTCTATCTATTCGTCTGGGGCCTGCTCTTCGTGCTCAGCGCCTTTTCCTACATGGTCGATTATCTCGGCGTCCAGGGTTATCTCAGGTGGACGCTAATCCTCGTGTTCATGATGCTGAAGGCCGGGCTGATCGTCGCCGTCTTCATGCACATGGCCTGGGAACGGCTGGCGCTCGTCTACGCCATCCTGCTGCCGCCGCTGCTGGTGCTGGTTTTCGTGGCGCTGATGGTATCGGAAGCGGACTACACGATCTTTACCCGGCTGGCATTCTTTGGGGCTGGGCCGTAG
- the modA gene encoding molybdate ABC transporter substrate-binding protein, with protein MTQEIRLFGAIAVRPAVLALISQFETDTGFTVAVKWELNPVVKKQIEAGEPFDLVITNPNLVEDLAALGKVKAGSEVAFGRIAMGVAAKAGGRSLDVGSVEAFKHALKSARSIAYASEGSSGGYFSGLLERLGIADEVKPKLVAISGGQTAPAVGHGEAELGVVPVTSILAAAPEVMLVGRFPAELQSYIDFAIGISADSTDAEAARQLSEFLMSTAVDDILAAKGVERC; from the coding sequence ATGACCCAGGAAATCCGCCTTTTTGGCGCTATTGCGGTCCGACCCGCCGTCCTTGCTCTCATATCCCAGTTCGAAACGGACACAGGATTCACAGTTGCGGTCAAGTGGGAGCTCAATCCTGTCGTCAAGAAGCAGATTGAAGCTGGGGAGCCTTTTGACCTCGTCATCACCAATCCGAACCTGGTTGAGGATCTGGCCGCCTTGGGAAAAGTCAAGGCGGGGAGCGAGGTCGCGTTCGGCCGGATAGCAATGGGGGTGGCGGCCAAGGCAGGCGGTCGGTCGCTCGACGTCGGGTCGGTGGAAGCATTCAAACATGCGTTGAAGAGCGCCAGATCGATCGCCTACGCCAGTGAAGGAAGCAGCGGCGGCTACTTCTCCGGTTTGCTGGAACGCTTGGGAATAGCCGATGAGGTGAAGCCCAAGCTGGTGGCCATATCAGGAGGGCAGACAGCGCCGGCCGTAGGCCATGGGGAGGCCGAGTTGGGCGTCGTTCCCGTGACTTCGATTCTCGCCGCCGCTCCCGAGGTCATGCTTGTCGGTCGGTTTCCGGCAGAACTCCAAAGTTACATCGACTTCGCTATTGGCATCAGCGCCGATTCAACGGACGCAGAAGCTGCCAGGCAGCTGTCGGAATTTCTGATGTCGACAGCCGTTGATGACATCCTGGCGGCAAAGGGCGTCGAGCGTTGCTGA
- a CDS encoding AraC family transcriptional regulator: MAVASHLISRMPAVASIRASVLIPLVQQIDKRSGKTDLLLASHGILRLQLEDPYAVLPMARYVALFEDAATITDEPALGARMGTGFKPADIGPIGMLFALSPTIRSAFERLSKYVNAVQGATSSGVFEENGDFVWSYRIVDPAMWPRRQDSEFTIAASCQLVRSCFRRGWRPIEIQLEHHAPRDASVLERICGAPILFGQSGNRIVMNKAEADRVHRAEDKSLIEILERHIGDLVNEPTAGDIVTEKVRALISIYLGRKPVTVATLAAELKMSPRSLQRRLSEEGVSLRDLVRQHRQTLAAHYLGDRHAAPMSEIARVLGYADNTVLWRALRSWEKKGNDPSSTA; the protein is encoded by the coding sequence ATGGCAGTTGCATCGCATTTGATCAGCCGCATGCCCGCAGTTGCTTCAATTCGAGCCTCCGTCTTGATCCCGCTGGTGCAACAAATCGATAAAAGATCCGGGAAAACCGACCTTCTTCTCGCTTCGCACGGCATCCTGCGCTTGCAATTGGAAGATCCCTACGCTGTCCTGCCCATGGCGCGTTATGTCGCGCTGTTCGAAGATGCCGCGACCATAACCGACGAACCGGCACTCGGAGCCCGCATGGGCACTGGATTCAAGCCCGCCGACATCGGCCCTATCGGTATGCTCTTTGCGCTCTCGCCGACCATTCGCAGCGCTTTCGAGCGGCTGTCGAAATATGTCAACGCGGTACAAGGCGCGACCAGTTCCGGCGTGTTCGAGGAAAATGGCGATTTTGTCTGGAGCTATCGGATCGTCGATCCAGCGATGTGGCCGCGCCGGCAAGACAGCGAATTCACGATCGCCGCCTCCTGTCAGCTCGTCCGTTCGTGCTTCCGCCGTGGTTGGCGGCCGATCGAAATCCAGCTCGAGCATCACGCCCCGCGTGACGCCAGTGTGCTGGAACGCATCTGTGGCGCGCCCATCCTGTTCGGCCAATCCGGCAACCGGATCGTCATGAACAAGGCGGAGGCTGACCGTGTGCACCGTGCGGAAGACAAAAGCCTGATCGAAATCCTGGAGCGGCATATCGGCGATCTGGTCAACGAGCCAACCGCCGGCGATATCGTCACGGAAAAGGTGCGGGCTCTGATCAGCATCTATCTCGGCCGCAAACCGGTCACGGTCGCAACGCTTGCCGCCGAACTGAAAATGTCGCCGCGAAGCCTGCAGCGCCGGCTGTCGGAGGAAGGCGTGTCGCTTCGCGATCTCGTTCGCCAGCACCGCCAGACACTCGCCGCCCACTATCTCGGCGACCGACATGCCGCACCGATGTCCGAGATTGCGCGTGTGCTGGGCTATGCAGACAACACGGTGCTCTGGCGTGCGCTGCGCTCCTGGGAAAAGAAGGGGAACGACCCATCTTCGACAGCTTGA